A genomic stretch from Kogia breviceps isolate mKogBre1 chromosome 1, mKogBre1 haplotype 1, whole genome shotgun sequence includes:
- the LOC136793499 gene encoding WD repeat-containing protein 64-like, with amino-acid sequence MDEENLVFLVSRKQRVVISGTRRRDVIKCIVKIPQLDLLITASQKGLITVFNSQMRVQTSTNVTDTSWITGCDYLSQLKRIVATTERTIIVWDYKAQGSSQVETKFQENNGHIV; translated from the exons atggatgaagaaaatttGGTTTTCCTCGTTTCTAGAAAACAACGAGTTGTAATTTCAG GTACTAGAAGACGGGATGTGATTAAATGCATTGTCAAGATTCCTCAGTTGGATTTACTAATAACAGCTTCTCAGAAAGGATTGATAACAGTCTTTAATAGCCAG ATGAGAGTTCAGACCAGCACCAATGTTACa GATACCTCCTGGATTACAGGTTGCGATTACCTCTCTCAGCTGAAACGAATTGTTGCTACTACTGAAAGGACCATTATTGTCTGGGATTATAAAGCTCAAGGGAGCAGCCAG gTAGAAACTAAGTTCCAGGAAAACAATGGCCATATAGTTTAG